The Candidatus Methylomirabilota bacterium genome contains the following window.
ACACCCGCCGCGCAGCCTCCATCTCGTACATCATCGCCCGGAGCAGTTCCTCGAAGGTGACGAGTTGGCGTGGATCAAGTTTCTCGGCCATACTCCACCTCCACAACCGCCCGCGTCGCCCTTCGCCCTCGGCTCAGACCGCTGAGAGATCCCGCTGTTGTAGGTATTTGGGTGACCTATTTCCGAACAGATCGACGCCGCCAAAGTTGTAAAAATGGCCATAAGGTGATGTTCCTAAAGTTTTTTCATAATGGCACGGGCACTGCAGCCAAAGGGGTTAAGAATGTGGCAAAATGGGCAAAATGATTGTACCACGAAGAGCACCTACTTTCGCCGGGAGGAGCGCGATATGTCTAAGAAGAAGATCTTGCTTATCGACGACGAGGAAGATTGCTGCATGATGCTGAAGCTCAATATCGAGACGACCACTGAATACGAAGCGTTGGTGGCCACCAGCGGTGAAGCGGGCCTCGAGCTCATTAAGAGACACAACCCGGACCTGGTGCTCCTCGATATTTTGATGCCAGGTATGGACGGGATAGAGACCCTGAAGCGGATCAAGGCCACCACCCCAGATCTTCCGGTAGCGATGGTTACGGCCGTCCATAAGGAAGAAGAGGCGAAAAAGTGCTTTGACTTGGGGGCGTACGAGTACATCACCAAACCGGTTGATTTCGAGTACCTCAACACCGCACTGTTGGTTCAGCTCTTCTAAGTGATCGGGATGCGTCGGAGCAGTTGTGCAAGGAGATCCAGCAGCGGCTTTGACCTCATCGACCTTATCGCGTATGCCTCACCTCCACAACCCCCATCTCGCCTCCCTCGCACCCCCACCTACGGTGGGCTCCAGATGACCTTCCCGGCTTTGTCGAACAAAACGAGCGAAGATTCAGGCCGTTGCTGAACCACGCCAGTCTGCTCCGTCTCAAGCGAGGTTCTCCCCAATTCGGCGCGTATTACCCCTGCTTTATCCGAGAGGGTCAGGTGAGACAGGCCGTCACCCGAGACACCCAGGACAAGCCGATTTTTCCCGGCCTTGTCCCAAAAGTTAAGCCCACCCTCTTGGTAGAGGTTTAGGCTAAGCGAACCGTCAGCCCCAAGGGCGAGGGTGAAACGGGGCTCGCCTTTATCGGCAAGCAGAAATGTCGTTGATCCGTCCCCCGAATGGGTC
Protein-coding sequences here:
- a CDS encoding response regulator, which gives rise to MSKKKILLIDDEEDCCMMLKLNIETTTEYEALVATSGEAGLELIKRHNPDLVLLDILMPGMDGIETLKRIKATTPDLPVAMVTAVHKEEEAKKCFDLGAYEYITKPVDFEYLNTALLVQLF